One window from the genome of Paraneptunicella aestuarii encodes:
- a CDS encoding tryptophan halogenase family protein, whose protein sequence is MKQSIKRVVIAGGGTAGWMAAASLSKLLGKNLDITLVESDAIGTVGVGEATIPTILTLHKLLKLNEQEMMAATSATFKLGISFENWRAQGQDYIHSFGTTGQDCWAAGFQHFWLKGQALGFSKDYGDYCPELVAAKQNRFAVTPKQGLNYAYHLDATAYAVYLRKIAEEFGVKRVEGKIAQVQLHADNGFIRALELDSGQVIEGDLFIDCTGFRALLIEQALHVGYEDWSHWLPCDSALAVQTESVSEPIPYTRSIAHQAGWQWRIPLQHRVGNGLVYCSRYLNDEAAKTLLLENIEGNTISEPRLIRFRPGQRRQHWHKNCVALGLASGFVEPLESTSIHMIQRSIIRLMQNFPLTAIHQSDIDEFNQQTDFELQNIRDFIILHYHVTERTDSPFWRFCKNMDIPDSLKHRIQLFKETGRVFKVPNELFGENSWVQVMMGQGLTPNQYHPIVDMMSDEELQQFLSQIEQRAKQMVGQLPNHQEFVQHYCGIVSSGVK, encoded by the coding sequence ATGAAGCAGAGTATTAAACGTGTGGTTATTGCGGGTGGCGGTACGGCGGGATGGATGGCTGCTGCATCATTATCGAAACTACTGGGCAAAAATCTCGATATTACTCTGGTGGAGTCTGACGCCATTGGTACGGTGGGCGTGGGTGAAGCCACTATTCCGACTATCTTGACCTTGCACAAGCTGTTAAAACTCAATGAGCAGGAAATGATGGCAGCGACCAGCGCTACCTTTAAGCTGGGCATCTCTTTTGAGAATTGGCGAGCTCAAGGACAGGACTATATTCACTCTTTCGGTACCACAGGCCAGGATTGCTGGGCGGCAGGATTTCAACATTTTTGGCTGAAAGGGCAAGCGCTAGGGTTTAGCAAAGACTATGGCGATTATTGTCCAGAATTAGTGGCAGCCAAGCAGAATCGATTCGCCGTGACACCCAAGCAAGGGCTTAACTATGCCTACCATCTTGATGCAACGGCTTATGCGGTGTACCTCCGAAAAATCGCCGAAGAATTTGGCGTGAAGCGGGTTGAAGGCAAAATCGCACAAGTGCAGCTTCACGCTGATAATGGTTTTATTCGAGCTTTAGAATTGGATTCCGGTCAGGTGATTGAAGGCGACTTGTTTATTGATTGCACTGGATTTCGAGCTTTATTGATAGAGCAAGCTTTGCATGTGGGGTATGAAGATTGGAGCCATTGGTTGCCTTGTGATTCGGCCCTGGCGGTGCAAACCGAGTCGGTGTCGGAACCTATTCCTTATACCCGTTCTATCGCCCATCAAGCGGGCTGGCAATGGCGAATTCCATTGCAACATCGTGTCGGCAATGGTTTGGTGTACTGTAGCCGCTATCTGAATGACGAAGCGGCTAAAACCCTGCTATTGGAAAACATTGAAGGAAACACCATCAGTGAGCCCAGATTGATTCGATTCCGTCCGGGGCAACGTCGCCAGCATTGGCATAAAAACTGTGTTGCCCTTGGTTTGGCAAGTGGCTTTGTGGAGCCATTGGAATCAACCAGTATTCATATGATCCAGCGCAGCATTATCCGCTTGATGCAGAACTTCCCGCTAACGGCGATCCACCAATCCGACATCGACGAGTTCAACCAGCAAACCGACTTTGAACTACAGAATATCCGCGACTTTATTATCCTGCATTACCATGTGACCGAACGCACCGACAGCCCCTTCTGGCGTTTCTGCAAAAACATGGATATTCCCGATTCATTGAAACATCGCATCCAGCTATTCAAAGAAACAGGGCGAGTATTCAAAGTGCCAAACGAATTGTTTGGTGAAAACTCCTGGGTTCAAGTGATGATGGGACAAGGACTGACACCGAATCAATATCACCCCATCGTGGATATGATGAGCGACGAAGAACTGCAACAGTTTTTAAGCCAGATAGAACAACGTGCCAAACAGATGGTGGGGCAGTTACCTAATCATCAAGAGTTTGTGCAGCATTATTGTGGGATAGTGAGTTCGGGAGTGAAATAG
- a CDS encoding KAP family P-loop NTPase fold protein, whose product MASLSFLEVNFIQDKPTKEDLTAELCGFAENLHELITSEAKSQNPAFHSILISGDWGSGKTSVLRRLESLLSQEQDGTDNSEIVPIFFEAWKHESESNLMTSLLWTLVHHSKHWQDIANENSDIAETFKTSYRYTIQLLTKRVTGSNLKDVHENADYLQHLQLQAETSPNLPPKTDTHRFQIAFKQLISKLFDNKNIVIIVDDLDRCSPESAMLLLDNMRILMNAVDDNSPQASLGSTEANEKLPGTKCTFIVAMDKTVLKQAINHKFSALSSYDSHRYLEKLFPLSLNIPVTAPQIAETTVGEHQAGIDKIFSKPYFKNHRLYLRCINQAKVFDFFSKDKKQNYSEPVSQLSLLDIEWLAAVNRWPQLRALLDSKDEYFWQKVQEHITNDVRKTPNPEILELLKQPGLREFLTDSSVLGNIHNETSLQERFARYEATLEKMKLIGL is encoded by the coding sequence ATGGCCTCATTATCATTCTTAGAAGTTAACTTTATACAAGATAAACCAACTAAAGAAGATTTAACCGCTGAGCTCTGCGGTTTTGCAGAGAACCTGCACGAACTCATTACATCTGAAGCTAAATCGCAAAACCCCGCTTTTCACTCAATATTGATTTCAGGGGACTGGGGAAGCGGCAAAACCAGTGTACTACGACGCCTTGAATCTCTTTTATCTCAGGAACAAGACGGCACAGATAATTCTGAAATAGTCCCTATATTTTTTGAAGCATGGAAACATGAGTCAGAATCAAACCTTATGACTTCGCTATTGTGGACATTAGTGCATCATTCTAAACATTGGCAAGATATTGCCAATGAAAACAGTGACATTGCTGAAACCTTCAAAACCTCCTACAGATACACTATTCAGTTACTTACAAAACGTGTAACCGGCTCGAACTTAAAAGATGTTCATGAAAATGCAGATTACCTGCAACATCTTCAATTACAGGCTGAAACCAGTCCTAATTTGCCGCCCAAAACAGATACCCATCGCTTTCAAATTGCCTTTAAGCAACTGATATCAAAACTATTCGACAACAAAAACATCGTTATCATCGTAGACGATCTGGATAGATGTTCACCTGAATCAGCCATGTTGCTATTGGACAACATGCGCATTCTAATGAATGCCGTCGACGATAATTCGCCTCAAGCATCGTTGGGTTCCACAGAAGCAAACGAGAAACTACCCGGCACTAAATGCACATTCATTGTTGCAATGGACAAAACGGTACTAAAGCAAGCCATCAATCATAAGTTTTCAGCCTTATCAAGCTATGACAGCCATCGATACTTGGAAAAGCTATTTCCACTATCCCTCAATATTCCAGTTACAGCACCTCAAATTGCTGAGACAACAGTTGGCGAACACCAGGCCGGGATAGATAAAATATTCAGTAAACCCTATTTCAAAAACCATCGCCTCTATCTTCGATGCATCAATCAGGCAAAGGTTTTCGATTTTTTTTCCAAAGACAAAAAACAAAACTATTCAGAACCAGTCTCTCAATTAAGCTTACTGGATATAGAGTGGTTAGCCGCGGTTAACCGCTGGCCTCAATTAAGAGCTCTTCTTGATAGTAAAGATGAATACTTTTGGCAAAAAGTACAAGAGCATATAACCAATGATGTAAGAAAAACACCTAACCCAGAAATTCTGGAACTATTGAAACAACCCGGACTGAGAGAATTTCTCACCGATAGTAGTGTACTCGGCAATATCCATAATGAAACCAGTCTGCAAGAGCGCTTTGCCAGATATGAGGCAACCTTGGAAAAAATGAAATTGATAGGGCTATGA
- a CDS encoding response regulator — protein MNTDTPPSNKILWMDDEPHKFIYEVYSIEKQKNSMGENYQVIMVSSVEEAIKQLNQEKFAAIIFDQQISQSTKKLDSNQISYTGAFTTHYTRNKNNIYNLKISEFSLFIEDFSSEIKAKTSRNLEHNSKVPIAIVTAISNPDTKKSILSTKKIGDNTTKLSWIEKPIDEIALIKFIESL, from the coding sequence ATGAATACAGATACGCCTCCATCAAATAAAATTCTTTGGATGGATGATGAACCGCATAAATTCATCTATGAAGTATACTCAATAGAAAAACAAAAAAATTCTATGGGTGAAAACTATCAAGTTATAATGGTTAGCTCAGTAGAAGAAGCAATTAAACAATTAAATCAAGAAAAATTTGCGGCAATTATTTTTGACCAACAAATATCCCAAAGCACTAAAAAACTTGACAGTAACCAAATCTCTTATACTGGTGCATTTACAACTCATTATACGAGAAATAAAAATAATATTTATAATCTCAAAATTTCGGAATTCTCACTTTTTATTGAGGATTTTTCATCTGAAATAAAAGCTAAAACATCAAGAAATTTGGAGCACAACAGTAAGGTACCCATCGCCATAGTTACTGCAATTTCCAACCCGGACACAAAAAAGAGCATATTAAGTACAAAGAAAATTGGAGATAACACAACCAAACTAAGCTGGATAGAAAAACCCATTGATGAAATTGCATTAATAAAGTTTATTGAGAGCTTGTAA
- a CDS encoding sensor histidine kinase yields the protein MSELNTHQPSDNIHQPSHYVINQIEEKIKKELTKVIIEKWPEAKIHSQFHKIDYRASLGAYICLEDFHDIVQNVDPESDVHHAEHEIKELFRSLCEKQNKATEYLIEQDKQHTSQLIHNDFTFLLRVRNNGINDFVTQTYAIQSHPPHITLQALTTSTTIQFDAQQFIRIHPDFDEKNIPVTIKVLLKHPTTNEILGTWNLYLETSFERIQHSTIPLFLEFIKGQTEAIKKLADMYATWRESRRTELQKQHLFKLGSLYTPPKGKFEPQSNQLIQQLPTLKDAIRTTLQFIGQYLQCRHILLVEVIGDKKWLSLCTWSSAPPPKSEQWENRCKIFKQNLQEMERETHTLTQLLLEEPKDISNKDDIKQSIRNFVEQDLFVKLKNGTLQHDENWNIRCVSEFQNINEAFHAPPVSSTWYLVLVDKQSEFHKKAKIHRWGLQENNQILEAIKQETKKIIETISSQFQFYLNNFKGRCKQEIWLQQHQISEGRGFDLNSLNMLKGIEAFIGSIIEYDSLRFLLPTYYYRNLSHEMKSQRNIFEYKKKHLTEYSHHSLVLSNKECDFSDLILITTKSHSEALLPIHYHSSSSTTLEKNYDASFSSRWIIKLTTQRSEGFSCLYLFMLQVILGQIAKLRSTLLAQHLQNEANQIFSSEQQLMYTFNKIPKNSHISSHTNTPENELAKIIATVIKEKFLQPYLGIKPFIVLMTQNHNGHLIHSMTEQKTNKSFGLDEDNTYQTLRASAKSIKKEMDISQCIEFSPKSEVLAKATNRFKPGRWVYTVKIDLLSGSSYTGLLLFFGHNNQPFSQWEKESISALCRSASSLLTVSCVNYTNRSLMGIFAHSINSAVQGLQSNSKMAVELAMDNLTLGNQSINEREIKLLKKLKGNISHDAEQVRTWQNTITLFEGNVAPILTKQHNLINDLEQWVTRYQDWAHNKGIFLVTDFPVKSVLITYDKKLMDIAFSNVLDNAIKYTLSYHSVRISISIEEAYVNIKVTNTGPYISPSTIEKITNFGQRGLHAVEKLVHGQGVGLHLVQSIVKAHPYGKLIIHSVKNTHNQIEAETSFTIQFRDYQRDHLEIKL from the coding sequence ATGTCAGAGCTGAATACTCATCAACCTAGTGACAATATTCATCAACCAAGTCACTATGTGATCAATCAAATTGAAGAAAAAATAAAGAAGGAACTTACAAAAGTTATTATAGAGAAATGGCCAGAAGCAAAGATACATTCTCAATTTCATAAGATAGATTACAGAGCCAGTTTGGGTGCCTATATTTGCCTGGAAGACTTCCACGATATAGTACAAAACGTAGATCCTGAAAGTGATGTTCATCATGCAGAGCATGAAATTAAAGAACTATTCCGCAGCCTGTGTGAAAAGCAAAATAAAGCTACGGAATACCTGATTGAGCAAGACAAACAGCATACTTCTCAACTAATTCATAACGATTTCACATTTCTGCTCAGAGTGAGAAACAATGGTATCAATGATTTTGTCACGCAAACCTATGCCATCCAATCTCATCCACCACATATCACTCTACAAGCACTAACAACCAGTACAACCATACAATTTGACGCACAGCAGTTTATAAGAATCCACCCCGATTTTGACGAAAAAAACATCCCAGTAACCATTAAAGTATTGTTAAAACACCCTACAACAAATGAAATACTAGGTACTTGGAATCTTTATCTAGAAACCTCCTTTGAACGAATCCAACATTCAACAATCCCGTTATTTTTAGAATTTATAAAAGGACAAACTGAAGCTATAAAGAAATTAGCAGACATGTATGCAACCTGGAGAGAATCCAGGCGCACAGAACTGCAAAAGCAGCACCTTTTTAAATTGGGCTCACTCTACACTCCACCCAAAGGGAAATTTGAGCCTCAAAGCAATCAACTAATACAGCAACTTCCAACGCTAAAAGATGCAATTAGGACTACATTACAGTTCATTGGTCAATATCTGCAATGCAGGCATATTTTATTAGTTGAAGTGATTGGTGATAAAAAATGGTTGTCACTCTGCACCTGGAGCAGCGCACCGCCCCCCAAGTCAGAGCAATGGGAAAACCGCTGCAAGATATTCAAACAAAACCTGCAAGAGATGGAGCGTGAAACCCATACCCTAACACAATTATTACTTGAGGAACCGAAAGACATATCGAACAAAGACGATATTAAGCAATCAATTCGAAATTTCGTGGAACAGGATTTATTCGTGAAACTCAAAAATGGAACATTGCAACATGATGAAAATTGGAACATTCGATGTGTGAGTGAATTTCAGAATATCAATGAGGCATTTCATGCCCCTCCGGTATCCTCAACCTGGTATCTGGTACTTGTTGACAAGCAAAGTGAATTTCATAAAAAAGCGAAAATTCATCGCTGGGGACTACAAGAAAACAATCAAATACTAGAAGCCATTAAGCAAGAAACCAAGAAAATCATAGAAACGATTTCAAGTCAGTTTCAGTTCTATTTAAACAACTTCAAAGGAAGGTGTAAGCAAGAGATATGGTTGCAGCAGCACCAAATTAGTGAAGGTAGAGGGTTCGATCTGAATTCATTAAACATGCTAAAGGGCATTGAAGCTTTTATAGGATCGATTATTGAGTACGACAGTTTACGATTTTTACTCCCTACATATTATTACCGTAATTTAAGTCATGAAATGAAGTCTCAAAGAAACATTTTTGAATACAAGAAAAAACACTTAACTGAGTATTCACATCATTCTCTCGTATTAAGCAACAAAGAATGTGATTTTAGTGATTTGATATTGATAACGACCAAATCACATTCAGAAGCATTACTTCCTATTCACTACCATAGCTCATCAAGTACAACACTAGAAAAAAATTACGATGCTAGCTTTTCAAGCAGATGGATCATTAAACTTACAACACAAAGGAGTGAAGGATTCAGTTGCTTATACCTGTTTATGTTACAGGTTATTTTGGGTCAAATTGCCAAACTCCGTTCAACCTTGCTAGCTCAGCATCTTCAAAACGAGGCTAATCAAATATTTTCTAGTGAACAGCAATTAATGTATACGTTTAACAAAATCCCTAAAAACAGTCATATTAGTAGCCATACAAATACACCAGAAAATGAACTTGCGAAAATCATCGCAACCGTAATTAAAGAAAAGTTTCTGCAACCCTACTTAGGTATTAAACCCTTTATTGTGCTAATGACCCAGAATCATAATGGGCATCTTATCCACAGTATGACAGAGCAAAAAACGAACAAAAGTTTTGGCCTAGATGAAGATAACACATATCAAACGTTAAGGGCTTCTGCGAAATCAATTAAAAAGGAAATGGATATCAGCCAATGTATTGAGTTTTCACCTAAAAGTGAGGTTCTTGCAAAAGCCACCAACCGTTTTAAGCCCGGGAGATGGGTATACACAGTAAAGATAGATCTACTATCAGGCTCTTCTTATACCGGACTATTACTCTTCTTTGGCCATAACAATCAACCATTTAGCCAATGGGAAAAGGAATCCATCAGCGCGCTTTGCAGAAGTGCATCTTCACTACTGACCGTTTCCTGTGTTAACTACACAAACCGTTCACTCATGGGTATCTTTGCCCATTCGATTAATAGTGCGGTACAAGGCCTACAATCCAATAGCAAAATGGCTGTTGAGCTTGCAATGGATAATCTGACATTGGGTAACCAGTCAATAAATGAACGTGAAATAAAACTATTAAAAAAACTCAAAGGAAATATTAGCCACGATGCCGAACAAGTACGTACTTGGCAAAATACAATAACCCTTTTTGAGGGTAATGTAGCCCCCATACTTACCAAGCAACATAATCTCATTAATGACTTGGAGCAATGGGTGACTCGCTATCAAGATTGGGCACACAATAAAGGCATCTTTCTGGTGACTGATTTTCCAGTAAAAAGTGTTCTCATTACTTACGACAAAAAACTAATGGACATTGCCTTTTCCAACGTTCTGGACAACGCCATAAAATACACACTTAGCTATCATTCTGTTCGGATATCAATAAGTATTGAAGAGGCTTATGTCAATATCAAAGTGACCAACACTGGCCCTTATATTAGCCCATCTACCATCGAAAAAATAACCAATTTTGGTCAGCGAGGCTTACATGCGGTAGAAAAACTGGTTCATGGTCAGGGCGTTGGCTTACATCTGGTGCAGAGTATTGTTAAAGCTCATCCCTACGGAAAACTTATTATACATTCCGTTAAAAACACACATAACCAGATTGAAGCTGAAACCTCTTTCACAATACAGTTTAGAGATTACCAAAGAGACCATTTGGAAATTAAATTATGA
- a CDS encoding glycoside hydrolase family 3 protein produces MFLKSKARALKLTVSLSLAVSLTGCGTITSVQPKLSADQSLTGLQPKRWPKIQSAIATDTAVEKRVRKLLNNMTLEQKVAQVIQPEIRSITVEDMRKYGFGSYLNGGGAYPDDNKHATPEDWVKLAEAMYQASIDDSLDGSSIPTMWGTDAVHGHNNVIGATLFPHNIGLGAARNPALIEAIAQATAKEVLATGIDWIFAPTVATAQDDRWGRTYESYSESPDVVRDYAAAIVKGLQGSPEQGFFRDHHVISTVKHFIGDGGTVKGDDQGDNISSEADLIKYHAQGYVGGLTAGAQTVMASFNSWHGNKIHGDQYLLTDVLKNRMGFDGLVVGDWNGHGQIPGCSNGNCPQAMNAGLDIYMTPNADWKDLYHNLIEQVKSGAISRSRLDDAVTRILRVKIRAGLFDKASPANRTYAGNTEVIGSAEHRAIARQAVRESLVLLKNNHNILPLDPHQHVLIAGDAADNIGKQSGGWTITWQGTGNQNSDFPGATSIYSGLKQKIEANGGSVTLSENGEFTHKPDAAIVVFGEEPYAEGNGDIDNLEYQRGNKRDLQLLKKLKALDIPVVSVFISGRPMWVNPEINASNAFVAAWLPGSEGQGIADVIIANSNGTTSYPFTGKLPFSWPATPFQVPNTQDKTRDNAPLFPYGYGLNYTTTTAFIAQLEETSNTQTSASLDERELFVGTVKKPWHVAGGVVNQLQPMQSSVLQNEAIHIQTMDRRVQEDSLKIQWHGKQTAEFGLYSPFPDDLLSYQEANASLQFDYQLHSTTAGDMQLKVQCIAPHNGNNCNNSIAIAEALQQQAQPGSWSIMSVALSCFANQQVTFNKVMSPFILSNSQPVEISISDVKLVPQSGEQAIVQCK; encoded by the coding sequence ATGTTTTTGAAATCCAAAGCCCGAGCACTCAAGCTAACTGTTAGTCTATCGCTAGCTGTTTCCCTGACAGGATGCGGCACAATAACAAGCGTTCAGCCCAAACTCAGTGCGGATCAGTCCCTAACCGGTTTACAGCCTAAACGGTGGCCGAAAATTCAATCGGCTATTGCAACAGACACCGCGGTTGAAAAGCGAGTACGAAAGCTATTAAACAACATGACCCTGGAACAAAAAGTCGCTCAGGTCATCCAGCCAGAAATACGCTCCATTACTGTTGAAGACATGCGTAAATACGGTTTTGGCTCTTACCTCAATGGTGGCGGGGCTTATCCAGACGACAACAAGCATGCGACTCCCGAAGACTGGGTGAAATTGGCAGAAGCCATGTATCAAGCATCCATTGATGACTCTCTCGACGGCTCAAGCATTCCTACCATGTGGGGTACAGATGCCGTTCACGGGCATAATAATGTGATTGGCGCAACCTTATTCCCGCACAATATTGGATTAGGCGCGGCTCGCAATCCAGCACTCATTGAAGCCATTGCTCAAGCCACTGCAAAAGAAGTGCTGGCAACCGGTATTGACTGGATTTTCGCGCCAACCGTTGCCACGGCTCAAGATGACCGATGGGGACGCACCTACGAAAGCTACTCGGAATCCCCTGATGTAGTGCGAGACTACGCAGCAGCCATAGTAAAAGGCTTACAAGGTTCACCTGAACAAGGGTTTTTCCGTGATCACCACGTTATTTCCACAGTGAAACACTTCATTGGTGATGGCGGCACAGTCAAAGGCGATGACCAGGGAGACAACATCAGCAGCGAAGCAGATCTAATCAAATACCATGCCCAAGGCTATGTGGGAGGGCTTACTGCGGGTGCTCAAACGGTGATGGCATCATTCAATAGCTGGCATGGCAATAAAATCCACGGCGATCAATACCTGCTCACCGACGTACTAAAAAATCGCATGGGCTTTGATGGTCTGGTTGTGGGCGATTGGAATGGGCATGGACAAATTCCCGGCTGTAGCAACGGCAATTGCCCGCAAGCCATGAATGCAGGGCTCGATATTTACATGACCCCCAATGCCGATTGGAAAGACCTGTACCATAATTTAATCGAACAAGTAAAAAGCGGGGCGATTTCACGTTCTCGTCTGGACGATGCCGTTACCAGAATATTACGTGTAAAAATCCGCGCGGGACTGTTTGATAAAGCTTCCCCTGCAAACCGAACCTATGCAGGAAATACTGAGGTTATCGGCTCAGCAGAGCACAGAGCAATCGCTCGACAAGCCGTAAGAGAATCACTGGTTTTACTGAAAAACAATCACAACATATTGCCTCTGGATCCGCATCAACACGTTTTGATCGCAGGAGATGCCGCTGACAATATCGGCAAGCAATCCGGGGGTTGGACGATTACCTGGCAAGGCACAGGTAACCAGAATAGTGACTTCCCCGGTGCAACCTCCATCTACTCAGGATTAAAACAGAAAATTGAAGCCAATGGCGGTTCTGTCACACTCTCCGAAAACGGCGAATTCACCCACAAACCCGATGCAGCCATCGTGGTATTTGGCGAAGAGCCCTATGCAGAAGGCAATGGCGATATTGATAACCTTGAGTATCAACGCGGCAACAAACGCGATTTACAGCTCCTGAAAAAGCTCAAAGCGCTTGATATTCCAGTGGTATCCGTTTTTATCAGCGGCCGTCCAATGTGGGTTAACCCAGAAATTAATGCCTCCAACGCTTTTGTTGCTGCCTGGCTACCAGGTTCAGAAGGACAAGGCATTGCCGATGTCATCATCGCCAACAGCAATGGCACAACAAGTTATCCCTTTACAGGAAAACTCCCATTTTCATGGCCTGCCACTCCATTTCAAGTTCCCAATACACAAGACAAAACACGTGATAACGCTCCCTTGTTCCCCTACGGATATGGGCTTAACTACACTACAACCACGGCCTTCATCGCCCAGCTAGAGGAAACCTCAAACACCCAAACCTCAGCATCGCTAGATGAACGCGAATTGTTTGTGGGTACGGTGAAAAAGCCTTGGCATGTTGCGGGGGGAGTGGTTAATCAATTACAACCAATGCAAAGCAGTGTGCTACAAAACGAAGCGATTCATATTCAAACCATGGACAGACGCGTTCAGGAAGACTCACTGAAAATTCAATGGCATGGCAAGCAAACCGCAGAATTTGGCTTGTATTCACCCTTCCCCGATGACTTGTTAAGTTATCAGGAAGCCAACGCCAGCTTACAGTTTGACTATCAACTGCACTCAACCACCGCAGGCGATATGCAACTGAAAGTACAATGCATAGCTCCACACAACGGTAATAACTGTAACAACAGCATTGCCATCGCCGAAGCGTTACAGCAACAAGCCCAACCCGGCTCATGGTCGATCATGAGCGTTGCTCTATCCTGCTTTGCCAACCAGCAAGTGACATTTAACAAAGTCATGTCACCTTTCATTCTGAGCAACAGCCAGCCAGTGGAAATATCCATTTCTGACGTAAAACTGGTTCCCCAATCAGGTGAACAAGCGATTGTTCAATGTAAGTAA
- a CDS encoding cupin-like domain-containing protein, with translation MADWIQQCPKVEESDSVSADTLTDYLSSRSEPVVLRGLVKNWPVVRAAQSDADQENEQDGEQGNGEGGGQDGEEYLRYLAKFAGKKALSSKEPLSSKDHITVYRAPPEAQGRIFYNEDFSGFNFQVANKPLSEVLLLLSGNKENADDQQATYYVGSTLLQRFLPGFLDENSLPIAVENPLISLWLGNRSRIAAHYDFPDNLACCIAGKRRFILFPPDQIANLYVGPLDLTPSGQAISLVDFYQPDFQQFPRFAEAMKHAVVAELEPGDALFIPSMWWHHVDSLSAINGLVNYWWRSTPAYLGNPTDALTHALMSIKGLPKAQKQAWKELFDYYIFNDDESSASEHIPEPVRGVLQERLSEQQAISLRQRLLQKLNR, from the coding sequence TTGGCTGACTGGATCCAACAATGCCCGAAAGTGGAAGAAAGCGATTCCGTTTCGGCTGATACGTTAACTGATTATCTGAGCTCTCGCTCTGAACCCGTTGTACTCCGTGGGCTAGTGAAAAACTGGCCTGTGGTGCGTGCCGCTCAAAGTGATGCTGATCAGGAGAATGAGCAGGATGGTGAGCAGGGAAATGGAGAGGGAGGAGGACAGGATGGTGAAGAGTATCTTCGCTATTTAGCGAAGTTTGCTGGCAAAAAAGCTCTTTCCAGTAAAGAGCCTCTTTCCAGTAAAGATCATATAACGGTTTACCGTGCGCCACCTGAAGCTCAAGGCCGTATTTTCTATAACGAGGATTTTAGCGGGTTTAACTTTCAGGTAGCGAATAAGCCTTTATCAGAAGTGTTGCTGCTCTTGTCTGGCAACAAAGAAAACGCTGATGATCAGCAAGCTACCTACTATGTTGGTTCAACCCTGTTACAGCGATTTTTGCCCGGTTTTCTGGATGAGAACTCTCTGCCAATAGCGGTGGAAAATCCGCTAATCAGTTTGTGGTTGGGTAATCGAAGTCGTATCGCGGCACATTATGATTTCCCCGATAATCTGGCTTGCTGTATTGCAGGCAAGCGTAGATTTATATTGTTTCCACCCGATCAGATCGCCAATTTATATGTGGGGCCATTAGATTTGACCCCTTCCGGGCAAGCCATCAGTTTGGTGGATTTTTATCAGCCTGATTTCCAGCAATTTCCTCGGTTTGCCGAAGCAATGAAACATGCTGTAGTCGCAGAACTGGAACCCGGTGACGCTTTATTCATTCCCAGTATGTGGTGGCATCACGTTGACAGTTTGTCTGCCATTAACGGCTTGGTGAATTATTGGTGGCGTTCTACGCCAGCGTATTTGGGTAATCCGACCGATGCGTTGACCCATGCCTTAATGAGTATCAAGGGTCTTCCGAAAGCGCAAAAACAAGCCTGGAAAGAGTTATTTGATTACTACATTTTTAATGACGATGAGAGCAGTGCGTCTGAACATATTCCTGAGCCGGTTCGCGGTGTGTTGCAGGAAAGATTGAGCGAACAGCAGGCTATCAGCTTACGTCAGCGCCTGTTACAAAAGCTGAATAGATGA